In Rutidosis leptorrhynchoides isolate AG116_Rl617_1_P2 chromosome 6, CSIRO_AGI_Rlap_v1, whole genome shotgun sequence, the DNA window TTAATCACGGGTGATCCCGAACTGCTATTCAAAAAAAATCTCTCTTCAAAACAACATCACTATGAAACAACAAGTTCGAGGTTTCAGAATTCGACTAAAGCTCGTTAAAGCGATCAAATGGACATTCCATAATCGAAAAACACAATCTAGTACTTACACTAAGTATTCATGTACTCACAAAGCTATGACAAGGTTATGCAAATTGGGACAGAGTTTAAAGAAAAGCATgaaaaaattttgtttttcaagaagatcaAATTATATTCGAATCGGGCAAGAAATGTTTTGTAATGAAAAACCGGTTCCTAAAGGGCATATGGCAGTTTATTTTGGTGAAAAAGAGGATGATGCACGTAGGATTTTGGTGCCAGTAATTTATTTTAATCATCCACTTTTTAGTGATCTTTTGAGAGAAGCTGAGAAGGTTTATGGGTTTAATCATCGA includes these proteins:
- the LOC139855874 gene encoding auxin-responsive protein SAUR36-like: MKQQVRGFRIRLKLVKAIKWTFHNRKTQSSTYTKYSCTHKAMTRLCKLGQSLKKSMKKFCFSRRSNYIRIGQEMFCNEKPVPKGHMAVYFGEKEDDARRILVPVIYFNHPLFSDLLREAEKVYGFNHRGGIHVPCQVSEFENVQTRICATSGYGSYRRSWKNWV